The DNA window CGACGTGACGCTGATCGATCCGAACCTCAAGTGGAAGATCGACGCCGAGCAGTTCGTCAGCAAGAGCCGTAATTGCCCCTTCCACGGCTGGGACGTCACCGGGCGTGCGGTCGCGACGATCGTCGCGGGGGACGTGAAGTGGGAACTGAAACGATAGTCGGGACCTGATGGCGAGCAGGATCACACGATGGTGCCGCGCCGACACCCTTCGGGTTGTGGGTCGGACTTCGATATCGCTTCGTCAACCATGAAAACCCCTTCACGTTCGGCGGGTCGTTATAAAGATCGGTCCCCGCGCCAACTGCCTCGCCCTCTCTGCCAGGGATAAACTCTTCCGGTGTTGTCCCAGCGGGTCTGCCCGCGGACAGTCCTTTGTTTGCCGTTTTCGGAGACAGACCATGGCGCAGCGACATCCCTTCGGGTTATCGAAACTGTTTGTTTCACTTTTCGTTCTAGGCGTTGGTCTGTTTCCCGTCGCGGCCGGGGCACAGGTTCGCGACTACGCGGAGATCTTTTCTCCCGAGGCCGAGCGACAAGCCCAGCAAACCATCCAGGAACTGAAGAAGAAGTTCAGTCGCGGCATGCTCGTCGAGACCTACGCCAGCGTGCCGGCAGAGAAAACTGCCGAACTGCAGCAGAAGGGTCGCGAACGGTTCGTCGCCGATTTCGCCGGCGAACGCGGCCGGGCCGAGGGGATCGACGGCATCGTGTTCGTCATCTTCATGGACGTCGGCCGGTTCGATGTGGTGATCGGCGACGTCACGAAGCGCGAAGGGCTCTTTACCGACAAAGATCGCCAGGACATGCGCGGCGGCATTACCGAGTCCCTCAAGGCCAAAAAGTATGACGACGTGCTGACGCGAACGGCGACCTTCGCGCTCAATCGCATGTCGGAACACCGGCCCCAAGGTGCCGCCGCTGGTGCGACGGCCGGCGGGGCGGGCGTTGTCGCCGGCGGGTCGTCATCCGCAGGTCGGCCAGCAGCCCCGGCGAACGTCCCTGCGCCATCGAGTGTTCCGCCGGCTGCGTCCAATCCGCCGGCCGGCGATTCAGGCCGTAGCTTTTCGATCAGCACGCTGCTCTGCATGGGCATCGCGATCTTCGCGCTGTTCATGATCATCCGCGGCATCATCCGTGGCCGGCAACAGGCCGCCGCCTACCGGCAGGGCCCGCAAGGCGGACCGGGTTACGGCGGACACCAGGGGTATGGCCAACCCGGCTACGGCCAACCGGGATACGGACAGCCCGGCTACGGCGGTGGCGGCAGTGGCTTCGGCACGGGCCTGCTCGGCGGTGTCCTCGGCGGCATGGCCGGTGGGTGGCTCGGCAACAAGGTCTTCGGGCAGACGCCCCCGCCCCCGACGGACTCCGGCGCGGCCTTCGGCAGCACGCCTCCCGGCGACAGCTCCATCCCCCACGACACCGGCTTCGACAGCGGCGGCGGTGGTGACTTCGGCTCTTCCTCCTCCGGCGGCTACGACTCCGGCGGCGATTCCGGCGGAAGCTTCGATTCCGGCGGCGACAGCGGCGGTGGGTTTGACGGCGGTGGCGGCGGCGACTTCTAACAACCCGCTTGCGGCATGGTTGCTTCAGCAACCATGTCCTGCAAAACTACGCGTCCCCGTGAGCCCAGCTCAACGGGCGGGAGCGTAGCTCAACGGTTAGAGCAGGGGACTCATAATCCCTTGGTTCTGGGTTCGAATCCCAGCGCTCCCAGTCCCCCATTTTGTACTACGTCGCATGACACCGCATTGCCTTGGTAATGCGGTGTTTGCGTTGATACCCCACTGGGCACACTCGGCACCCTACGATCACCTGCGGGTGATTGCTGTGCCGGATTCCGTGCCGCCTCTGTCGCCCTCCTGAAATGCTCGTCGGTCGTCTGCCGGTAGAACTCGTCGGCTACCGCTTCCGTGTGTCCCAGCCACCCGGCACACACGTGCGACGGGTACAAGTCGGCGAGTTCGGTCGCTCTGGTGGCTCGCATGTTCTGCCACGGCTTGGGCCAAGGCGTCAGCCCCGCCGCGGTGATATACCGAACCAACTGCGTTCGCAGGTTCATCGCCGCGTCCCGGTAGCGGCTGATTACGTAGATGCTGCCCTCGGGGGCCGCCGCGAAGACCGCATGAAAATGGGCCTCCAGCTCGGGGAACATCGGCACGACCCGTACGCCGCCGTCCTGATGGTGTTCCGTCTTGCTCGATCGAACGACGAAACGTTTCCCGTGAAAATCCACGTCGTTCCATGTCAGTGCCAATGCTTCTGACGGGATGCGGAGACCACCCCATCGTGCCAGGGCGATCAGCAGCTTCCATTGCGGGTCGTGCGCCGCGTCGATGACCTTCTGAACATCCGTTGCCGGGATGAACTTGCGTCGGGCGGGATTCCCACGCACCGTCCCCTTGATGTGAGAGAATGGGTTCTCTGAAATGAGCCGGCGGCGACGAGCCACCTCGAAGAAATGGCGAGCGTATCCGCACCACTTGGCGACGGTGGCCTTGGCGCGCGACTCCGATTGCAGGAATGCGCGGTAGGCGTCGGCATCGCTGGGCGTAACCGACGCGACGGCTTTGCCCTCGCCCAGGAACTTCACCAGCCAGCGGCGGGCCTGACGCATCACGATCATCGTCCCCGGTTTCACGTCACCCGCCCGCTGAAGAAGGTAGGAATCAGTGAAGGCACCGAGCTTGGTCGATTCCACCGCGACCCGCGGCTCCACCAGGCTGGCCCGAGCCAATCGGTCATGTAACTTGTCCCCAACATCGCCCACCCAGATCGCCGTCGGCCGGGGCAGGGGCTGCCCGTGGATCGTAGTAGCTGCCAAGGCTTCGATATGCCGGCAGATTTGCTCGGCGTCGCGTTCACTGCACTTGCCCAGCCGCACGGTCTTGCGGCTGCCGTCTGCAGCGACGAAAAGAACTCGCCGATATCCATTGGGTTCTGTTCCGATCGTTGCCATAGCTCACCGATCTTTCGTCTTGGCGGTAGTCCGCTTCGCCGGCCGGGTGATAATCTCCAGCCCCAGGGCTTCAGCCAGCCGTTCCATGTTCTCGAAACTCAAGCCCGCCTCACCGTTCAACAGCTTCGCCAGGTGCGACTGGTCGATGCCGGTTTCCTTCCACAGCCGATAGCGCGTTTTCTCGCTCGCCTTCATTGCCTTGCGAAGATCATCCAGCACGTTGCCCATGTCGAACATCATACATCATACCGGAATGCAATTCCAGCATTCTCCGTTCACAACAGCCCGTGGCGTTCAAGCCAGCCCCGATGTCCTGGGTGAATCCATACCGTCCGCCCGTCTGGCGTCAGATAGGGGACAAGCTGCGCCAGTTGCTCGGCCATCCGTCGGTCCAGCGCCGCGCGTTTCGCAACCTCAACCAGCAGTTTCGCCTTGTGGGTTTTCAGCCGAGCGGCCAGATCCGCGGTAACAGCTTCGTGGGGCCGGAAGCAAAGACGGTCTCCGTCCGCATGGAGCTGGATGCACAGAGCGTCCAGTTCGGCCAGCAGCCCCTCCACAGTGTCGGGGGTCACCGCGTTCATACTTCGCCCCAATCTCCGTCGTCGGCCTCGCCCGTGTCTACAGCGCCAACGTCTACGGAACCCGTTCCCTGCCCCGCCAAGGGAGGTTTCGTTGGCGCAGCGGTGCGGTTTAATGGACGCTGTGTAGACGCGGTCGGCGTGTTCAGGTGGAAGATTCGAGTCGGTCGGCCGCCCCGCGCACTGGGACCCTGTTGTTCCCACCGTCCCTCCCCGGCTTCGACCAGGGCCTGCAGTGCACCGCTGGCGTCGTCGGCGGTCGTGTACAGCCGGCTTGACTGTTGCAGGTCACGAACCGTCACGGTTCCACCCTTGCGCTGGATCAATTCCACCAGCCGTCGGCGGTCGCGCTGTTCATCGTCTTCACCCAGCGCGCCGTAAACCCGCCGGGCCTCTCCCTTGAACCAGTCCGTAACCGCAATGGCTCGCTCGATATGATCTCGACTGATGGCCGCGATGGGCTGGCCGGTTGTCGCAGCATCGACGCACGCGAACAGCAGCCCGATCCGAATGCAGATCCCCTTCAGTTTGCCGAAGTGTGCGGCCAGATCGTCGGCGTGAATATCTGCCACTTCGCGACCGTGTGCATCATGCCACGTGACATAGACCGTTTTGGCGTCAGGGGCCAGGGGAATCAGTCGAGGACGCGACTTGCCCTGATCGTCCGTGCCCGGCTGGATGTTCATCAACGCCCGCAACAGGTTCGCCCAATCCGTTGCCGTGGCGTCTGAAAGTTCCTCATCAGTCCAGACAACGGGCTGGGTAGGGGGCTGCACCAGCAGCAGGCGCGCCAGCAGTCCCGATTCCCGCTCGGCCGCGCCGAACACCCGGCGCAACGTGCCGGGCTGGATGCTTCCCAGCACGCTTACCGATCCCCGCTCGACAAAGATCGTCCCTGCGGCACCCTTGCGGTCGATCATGGAGGGCGCGGCATCAAAGAATGACAGCCAGACGGGTGCATCGCTGCCCTTTCCGCCTGCCGCGTAACGGTCGAAAGCGCCGACCCACGCGGCCAGTTCATCACGGACCAGCAGCAGCCCCAACGGGTTGTCCTGCAGAAGCACGCCCAGCTTTTCGCAGGTCACGTCCGAAACCATCAGCCGCTGCTCCGTCGGCGGCTCCGGTTCTACTGGCGGATCGCTGGGGC is part of the Humisphaera borealis genome and encodes:
- a CDS encoding TPM domain-containing protein, which codes for MAQRHPFGLSKLFVSLFVLGVGLFPVAAGAQVRDYAEIFSPEAERQAQQTIQELKKKFSRGMLVETYASVPAEKTAELQQKGRERFVADFAGERGRAEGIDGIVFVIFMDVGRFDVVIGDVTKREGLFTDKDRQDMRGGITESLKAKKYDDVLTRTATFALNRMSEHRPQGAAAGATAGGAGVVAGGSSSAGRPAAPANVPAPSSVPPAASNPPAGDSGRSFSISTLLCMGIAIFALFMIIRGIIRGRQQAAAYRQGPQGGPGYGGHQGYGQPGYGQPGYGQPGYGGGGSGFGTGLLGGVLGGMAGGWLGNKVFGQTPPPPTDSGAAFGSTPPGDSSIPHDTGFDSGGGGDFGSSSSGGYDSGGDSGGSFDSGGDSGGGFDGGGGGDF
- a CDS encoding helix-turn-helix domain-containing protein, which translates into the protein MMFDMGNVLDDLRKAMKASEKTRYRLWKETGIDQSHLAKLLNGEAGLSFENMERLAEALGLEIITRPAKRTTAKTKDR
- a CDS encoding TubC N-terminal docking domain-related protein, which encodes MNAVTPDTVEGLLAELDALCIQLHADGDRLCFRPHEAVTADLAARLKTHKAKLLVEVAKRAALDRRMAEQLAQLVPYLTPDGRTVWIHPGHRGWLERHGLL